The sequence GTGGATTGTCATGATCCGCACGGCGCTGTCCTCGGAGAACCGTGACAAAGCACCCACCGCATCCGAATCGAGGGCAAGTAGTTCGGTGATACGGTCTAGAGTCTGCGCGATGATTTCGTCCAGCCGGCCGCCGCGTTCGTAGTCAGCTGAGAGCGCTGCGATAGCTTCCCGGCCCAGCAGGCTGAGGAACTCATTTGCGAGCTTGCTCAGGGCGGCGGAGTCGTACATGGCGGAGCCCCCTCGGCGCACCTGAGTGCGGGTGCAATCGATATGGCGGTTCCACCGGGCGCGCTGCTCGTAGGCAGCATCGTCGTCCAGCCCTGTCGCCAAGAGCGCATCCATCAACCGACCGTAGGCATCCGGCTCCCGCTCGCTCACTACCACGGCAAGAAAATCGACGATGAGACGTGCCGCCGGTTCGACAGACAGATCCTGCAGGTTCTGCTCGTCGCGGAACGGAACATTGTGGCGGCTCAGCTCCGCCATCAAGCGATCAGCATAGAGATTCGGTTGCTTGGATACCAACACGGCAATCTCCGAGGGCGGCAGGCCCTCGTCATTCATCCATCCCTGAATCATCTCGGCCAGAGCTTCCGCTTCGTCCTGACTGTCCTGAAATTCGAGGATGTCAACGAAACCGCCTGGCCCTGCCAGTTCTGCGTCGGCTACTGCGGCACTGAGGTCCATGACTTTGACCATGGCGTTCTGCATGCGGCGCAGGCGTGGCAGCGAACGAAAGTTCTGGTAAAGGTTGAGGGGAAGGGCATTGAAATCTTCGGCAATGGTCTGGAATACCCCCTCCAGCGCGCCGGCCCAGCCCATGATTCGTTGCTTGGTGTCGCCGACCGCGGTCAGCGGAATGCCGGTGCCGAAGAAAGCAGTCCGGATGAGCTGGTATTGCATATCGGTACAGTCTTGGAATTCGTCGAGGAAAACGTGGCTGTAGGTCTGTCGTACAGCGTTGCGTGCCACGGCACTGGCCTGCAGGATCTGGACGGCCAGGGGCACCATGTCTTCGAACTCGATCTGGCGTCGCTGGACCCTCGGCGAGCCGACCGAGTAGTCGGCATCGAGTGCGTCCCTACCGGTCAGTACCGGACGAAAGCGGTCGATCAGACGCTTGGCGAAGGCGTGAAAAGTGTGGCTGTCCAGCCGTGCCGCGAGTGCCGAGCCACAACGCCGGCGCACCCGATCCTTGAGGTTGCGGGCAGCGTCGACTTTGAAGGAGATCGCGAGGATGCGCTGCGGGTAGCGGCAAGTTCCGGTTCGCAGCAGGAAATCAGCGCGCTGTGCGAGCATCTCGGTTTTGCCGGCGCCTGGCCCGGCCGTCAACGCCAGACTGCGCTCGGTTTCACGGGCGGCGGCGAGCGCGTTGGGTTCCAACTTCAGGCCGTCGGACGGATGCCAGCGGTCGGGCTTGATCATTCCGGCAGTTCCGCCAGTTTGGCCTTGACCAGGTCCAATAGGCGATCGATGGAGCCGGGTATGTCGAAGCCCAGCACAGCATCGTCCAGCGCTGCTAGCGCCTCCAAATGAACAGCCGGTTTGCTACCCAGTTTGAAGCGACGATGGTAGGCATCGAAGTATCGCTGCTCTTCTTCGGTGTACTGGCCGGCGTCCCCGTGGCTCTTGCCGAGTACCGCAACAATGGTTTCGTCAGCAGGATCGTCCAGCTCTGCGTCTTTGATTTCGTATGCGGTCGGGAACTGGCGAAGCATCGCGAAGTCGAGATCGAGCGGCGAGGAGAAGAAGACCCCTGCTGATTCCAGGAACTTCAACCAACACTGGCCGTTTTCGGACTTCAGCAATTCCTGGTCCCCATTCCATTTCGGGAAGCCATCGAGATGCTTGGGTGCGAGATCGCTCTTGATGGTTGGAAACTTGAGCAACTGCTGAATGGCATATCGGACGCGTCCCCAGCCGCCCTGATGGCGCCCCAGGTCCAGGTCCAATAAGGTCACCTGAGGAATGTCCAGGCCATGGAGCAGGCGCCAGAAATGGTTCACGTGGCGACCGCCCAACGGTACGACTGAGATCGAGGCATCGTCTTCGGCGAGCCCTTTGGCCTGCAGCAGACGCGGCAGGACGATCTCTTCGCTGTCCCCTTCCCCGAGGATGACCAACCGGGAAAAATACAGCTCTGGGAAAGCCTGGACCGCTTCGCGCACGAACTTGTGAGCATCATCGGTGGCGTCCGGCAGGATGATCGACTTGACTACGGTCTGCCGGTCCCCATTGAGGCGCAGGTAGCGGATGTTCTCCGGCGGCACGCGTTTTAGCAGCGACGGCGCGTGGGTGGCGACGAGGGCTTGCGCGTCGTGGTGGCCCGCGAAGGCGCTCAATGCCTTGATCACGCGGCCGAGGTAGTGGGGCGACAGACTGTTCTCGGGCTCTTCCATCGCCACCAGGGTGAAGACGGCGGGCCTGAGCTTATCGACGTCGAATGCATCGAGCTTGCCGTCCAGTACTTGGCGGCCGATTTCCTGGATGGACAGCACCAGCGAGACATAGAGCAAGGATTGCTGACCGTCGCTCAGGCGCGAAAAGTCGACCATCGGCTCGCCATGTCCCGGCGTGAATCCTACCGTCAGATGGCGCAGCAGGTTGTCGATCTCGTTGCGCTCGAACGAAACGCAGGGGCTCGCGTAATAGCTTCCCTTGTGCAGGACTTGCCATTGGGCGGACAGCTGTTCTCCGAGGCCGCCGACCGCCGCATTTCCGGCCAATGCCTCGCTGATGTCCTGGGTGAGACCGGCGATTTCATCTCGTTCAGCCTGCCAGTTGGCAGCGCGCAAAGCACGGCCCAATAGCGAGTTGGCCGCGTAGGAGATATGGTCGGTTGGATCTCGTCGGGCGGGAAGGTAATGTACCTGGATTGCATTGCGGTCATGCTTCTGCACCGCTACCGTCTTGGTCGGAACGCCGTCGTCGTCGACCTGAAGCACATAGTGCATGGTCTCTTCGATATCTCCATCCTCGTCCATCTCGGCGGCCAAGCGGAACCTTATCCGGGGAACCCCGTCGGCGGACTCCAGTTGCATGTGCGCGAAATGGCCGGGTATGGTGGCATGTTTGCCCTTTGGCGCCATGAGTTCGGGAAACTCGAATTGCGCTTCGATCCACAGCGTCAGTAATCCGAGGTCGCCATCAGCAAGGTCGGCCGAGGTGACGTGAAAATCGCTTCGCCGTATCCGCCGCAACGCTGGATCTAAACCGAAGAGACGGGCGAGTGCCTGCAGTACAGCCGTCTTGCCGGCCCCATTGGGACCGAGCAGAAAGCTCATGGCTGCCAAGTCGATAACGCCCGGCGTCGGGCCGAAGGATTGGAAGTTGCAGATCCGCAGTTGTGTGAGCTTCACGCTGTCCCCGAGCTGATCAAATATTTTGATTGCATTGTAATCAGCGATGCCACCGGGACCAAAGTGGTCCTTGCGGGGGCAGGGGCCGGCGGAGCCGGTTGAAGCGGGGCAGGGCGGGAGGAGACTAGGTTGTCGTCATCTCTCAGTGGAGTAACACCATGCAACCTCTTTCCCTCACTCTCAAAGGCTTTCGCGGCATCCGCGATGGCCTGGGACGCGATGTCCTGAACCTGGATTTCGAGCGAATGGCCGATGGCGCCGAACTGGTTGCCATCGTCGGCGCCAACGGGCGCGGCAAGACCACCGTGATGGACAACATGCACCCGTATCTCACGATGCCCTCACGGGCCGGGGCAGCGGGTCCGGGCGGCTTCTCCTATTACGACCACGTCTGTCTGCCCGAGAACGAGAAAGACCTGATCTGGGCGCACGACGGCCGTAGTTACCGCTCGCAGGTCGTGGTCCGCCTCAACGGCCGGCGCAAGACCGAAGCCTTCCTGTTCGTGCTCGCCTACGATGGTGCGTGGAAGCCCATGGCGCTCGACGACGGCACCGTGTCCGACGGCAAAGTGGACACCTATACCCGCTGCGTCGAGAGCATCTGCGGCAGCGCCGACACCTTCTTCACCTCGGTGTTCTCGGCACAGGGCAAGCGGCAGTTGAGCGCCTACCGCAATGCCGAGATCAAGACCCTGCTGGCCGATCTGCTCGGGCAGGAGGAGATCCGGGCCCTCGGCCAGAAAGCGGCCGAGACGGCGCGTCTGCTCAAGACGGGTCTCGCGGCGATCCGGCAGGAACAGGCCTCGCTGGACGAGGAAGCGCAGCGGATCGCGGGCGACCGGCGCCGGCTCGACGGCGCCCAGACTCGCGTCGCGCAATGCCTGTCGACCCGACAGGCGGCCCACGCCGAGCAGGATTCGGCGCGAACGCGGCATGCACTGTTGATCGCCGAGCGCGAGCAGGCGCAAGGCGTGGAAGCGCGCCGGCGACAACTTCAGGGCGAATGCCAGGCCGTGATCCAGACCGGCAAAGAGGTCATCGAAGCCTTGCAGGCACAGGATCGGGGCGAGCAACAGCGGCTGGAACGGCTGGACCAGCGTATCGCCCAGCGTCTCGGTCAGGAGCGCAGCCGCTGGCAGGTCTTGCAGAACCAGCGCCGGCAGTGCCTCACCTTGCTGGCGGGTGCGCAAGCCGTGCGGCATGGAGAGCGCCGTCTGCCACTGGCAGAGCGAGTCTTGTCGCTACGATCAGCCCAGGTCGGAACGTGGCGGGAGCACGTTCAACACCTGACCCAGTGCCAGGCTACGGAGCGGATGGCCCAGCAGAAACTGTCCGGGATCGAGCGCGAGGCCGGGCAGGCGGTGCTCAAGGCCGAGGAGTTGGCGCGGCGCTTCGGACTGACCGGCGAGGTGCCGTGTGTGGGGACCGATCTGCAGGGGCAATGCAAGCTCCTGGGCGATGCGCGGGAAGCCCAGGCCCTGATGCCCAGCGTCGAGGGTACGATTCAGCGCCTGGGACGCGAGAAGGCGACGGTACAGAAAGAACTGGACGCCTTGCGCGAACAGCATGAAGCCCTCGCCGCCGCGCCACAGGCATTGGCTCGGGCCGAGCACCGGGCCGAGTGTGCCCGGGCGCGTGCCGCGCGGTTTGCGCTGCTGGCCGCCCAGGCCGGGGAAATGGCGCGGGCCCGGACTACGTTGGCTGAGATCGACCAGGAGTTGACGGAACTGGGGACGGCGCCGGGCCCCGATGCCGCGGCTGATCGGCCGGTGGAGACGCCGGAGGAGGCGGCCGAGCGCCAGCAGATCGGCGCGGCACGGCAGGCGATCGCCTACCAGCACGAACAGCAGGCCAAACACTATCGCGCTACGCTGGACCGGCTCAACCAGGCGCTGGCGGCCTTGCCTGCACCTTATGACGAGCAACGCC comes from Denitromonas sp. and encodes:
- a CDS encoding ATP-dependent helicase — its product is MIKPDRWHPSDGLKLEPNALAAARETERSLALTAGPGAGKTEMLAQRADFLLRTGTCRYPQRILAISFKVDAARNLKDRVRRRCGSALAARLDSHTFHAFAKRLIDRFRPVLTGRDALDADYSVGSPRVQRRQIEFEDMVPLAVQILQASAVARNAVRQTYSHVFLDEFQDCTDMQYQLIRTAFFGTGIPLTAVGDTKQRIMGWAGALEGVFQTIAEDFNALPLNLYQNFRSLPRLRRMQNAMVKVMDLSAAVADAELAGPGGFVDILEFQDSQDEAEALAEMIQGWMNDEGLPPSEIAVLVSKQPNLYADRLMAELSRHNVPFRDEQNLQDLSVEPAARLIVDFLAVVVSEREPDAYGRLMDALLATGLDDDAAYEQRARWNRHIDCTRTQVRRGGSAMYDSAALSKLANEFLSLLGREAIAALSADYERGGRLDEIIAQTLDRITELLALDSDAVGALSRFSEDSAVRIMTIHKSKGLEFDSVILLGIEEQAFFGKRADERSAFFVGISRAKRRLYLTVAGYRERPRAAVRRWDAARSPVEEFLGYATSTT
- a CDS encoding DNA repair protein; its protein translation is MADGAELVAIVGANGRGKTTVMDNMHPYLTMPSRAGAAGPGGFSYYDHVCLPENEKDLIWAHDGRSYRSQVVVRLNGRRKTEAFLFVLAYDGAWKPMALDDGTVSDGKVDTYTRCVESICGSADTFFTSVFSAQGKRQLSAYRNAEIKTLLADLLGQEEIRALGQKAAETARLLKTGLAAIRQEQASLDEEAQRIAGDRRRLDGAQTRVAQCLSTRQAAHAEQDSARTRHALLIAEREQAQGVEARRRQLQGECQAVIQTGKEVIEALQAQDRGEQQRLERLDQRIAQRLGQERSRWQVLQNQRRQCLTLLAGAQAVRHGERRLPLAERVLSLRSAQVGTWREHVQHLTQCQATERMAQQKLSGIEREAGQAVLKAEELARRFGLTGEVPCVGTDLQGQCKLLGDAREAQALMPSVEGTIQRLGREKATVQKELDALREQHEALAAAPQALARAEHRAECARARAARFALLAAQAGEMARARTTLAEIDQELTELGTAPGPDAAADRPVETPEEAAERQQIGAARQAIAYQHEQQAKHYRATLDRLNQALAALPAPYDEQRLIDAQTRMEQAAQSVTAAEQAHLNAVRDAETLGVLMQQATALAGRQARVASRIAQVETELGNWNLFAKCMSNDGLIALAIDDAGPALSALANDLLLACYGPRFTVSIQTLVETGKGEQKEGFDIVVHDGESGESKSVGLMSGGERVWINECLIRAVALYLAQHTGRRYGALFSDEADGPLDPERKRMFMAMKREVLRLGGYQREFFVSQTPELTAMADAVIDMDLHREPHEVPIGA
- a CDS encoding ATP-dependent nuclease translates to MKLTQLRICNFQSFGPTPGVIDLAAMSFLLGPNGAGKTAVLQALARLFGLDPALRRIRRSDFHVTSADLADGDLGLLTLWIEAQFEFPELMAPKGKHATIPGHFAHMQLESADGVPRIRFRLAAEMDEDGDIEETMHYVLQVDDDGVPTKTVAVQKHDRNAIQVHYLPARRDPTDHISYAANSLLGRALRAANWQAERDEIAGLTQDISEALAGNAAVGGLGEQLSAQWQVLHKGSYYASPCVSFERNEIDNLLRHLTVGFTPGHGEPMVDFSRLSDGQQSLLYVSLVLSIQEIGRQVLDGKLDAFDVDKLRPAVFTLVAMEEPENSLSPHYLGRVIKALSAFAGHHDAQALVATHAPSLLKRVPPENIRYLRLNGDRQTVVKSIILPDATDDAHKFVREAVQAFPELYFSRLVILGEGDSEEIVLPRLLQAKGLAEDDASISVVPLGGRHVNHFWRLLHGLDIPQVTLLDLDLGRHQGGWGRVRYAIQQLLKFPTIKSDLAPKHLDGFPKWNGDQELLKSENGQCWLKFLESAGVFFSSPLDLDFAMLRQFPTAYEIKDAELDDPADETIVAVLGKSHGDAGQYTEEEQRYFDAYHRRFKLGSKPAVHLEALAALDDAVLGFDIPGSIDRLLDLVKAKLAELPE